The Astyanax mexicanus isolate ESR-SI-001 chromosome 24, AstMex3_surface, whole genome shotgun sequence genome has a segment encoding these proteins:
- the slc2a10 gene encoding solute carrier family 2, facilitated glucose transporter member 10, which yields MGCPIVVLPTTVSTLGGLVFGYELGIISGALMQLKAQFHLTCVQQETVVSALLIGAVFASLVGGWLIDRHGRRTSILVSNLLLLCGSLILSSSNSFLMLVVGRLSVGFAICISSMSCCIFVSEMVPSHRRGLMVTLYEAGVTVGILVAYAVNYVLAGVLEGWRYMFGLAVAPCLAQLVSVWVLPSQNQGLVQLVPDSQNMSDCPEEEPSSNQVLKDHKRFTIFHLFQRKDNLRSRTLIGLGLVLFQQFTGQPNVLFYASTIFQSMGFKNNASAILASLGLGIVKVVATFVAMLCADKAGRRPLLIGGCSLMALGLILIGFLSRNSLLDATRHCSSEPCFNNTMQVHKKPMELDLMKISNHTTDAGLLDMPPAMGSYNWLILICMMSVVAAFSVSFGPMTWLILSEIFPAELRGRAFAFTNFFNWAANLIVSFSFLSVIDAIGLSGTFFIYGVIAVAAVAFIYFLLPETKGKSLQDIDQELRQKRQFPHKEEFCSVFQRRRSPDYQRLSWTNTSSI from the exons GCTGCCCAATTGTGGTGCTTCCCACTACGGTGTCCACACTCGGGGGCCTGGTCTTTGGCTACGAGCTTGGGATCATCTCTGGAGCCCTGATGCAGCTCAAAGCCCAATTCCACCTGACCTGCGTCCAGCAGGAGACGGTGGTCAGCGCTCTCCTTATTGGCGCAGTCTTTGCGTCCCTGGTTGGCGGTTGGCTGATTGACCGCCACGGCAGAAGGACCTCAATCTTGGTCAGCAACCTTTTGCTCCTCTGTGGCAGCTTGATTCTCAGCTCCAGCAACTCCTTCCTGATGCTGGTCGTGGGTCGGCTCTCGGTGGGCTTTGCAATTTGCATATCGTCCATGTCCTGCTGCATCTTCGTGTCTGAGATGGTTCCGTCGCACCGCAGGGGTCTGATGGTCACCCTGTACGAAGCTGGCGTCACCGTTGGGATCCTGGTGGCTTATGCAGTCAACTATGTGTTGGCTGGTGTTCTGGAAGGGTGGAGGTACATGTTCGGGTTAGCCGTGGCACCGTGCCTCGCTCAGCTGGTTTCGGTTTGGGTTCTTCCATCGCAGAACCAAGGTCTAGTCCAGCTTGTACCAGACAGTCAGAACATGAGTGACTGTCCAGAAGAAGAACCTTCTTCAAACCAGGTTCTGAAGGACCACAAGCGGTTTACAATCTTTCATCTGTTTCAGCGTAAAGATAACTTGCGCTCAAGGACACTAATTGGACTCGGACTCGTGCTGTTTCAGCAGTTCACGGGTCAACCAAACGTGCTGTTTTACGCTTCCACCATCTTTCAGTCCATGGGATTTAAAAACAACGCTTCAGCCATTTTGGCCTCGCTTGGCCTCGGAATCGTCAAAGTCGTCGCAACATTTGTGGCAATGCTCTGTGCAGACAAGGCTGGACGAAGGCCGCTGCTGATCGGCGGTTGCTCATTAATGGCCTTGGGTTTAATTCTTATCGGGTTCTTGAGCAGGAACTCGCTGTTGGATGCTACAAGACACTGTAGCTCTGAGCCTTGTTTCAACAACACAATGCAAGTCCACAAAAAACCCATGGAACTGGATTTGATGAAGATTAGCAATCACACCACTGATGCTGGACTTTTAGACATGCCTCCAGCTATGGGGAGCTACAACTGGCTTATTCTGATCTGCATGATGTCAGTTGTTGCTGCCTTCTCTGTGAGCTTTGGACCAA TGACCTGGCTGATCCTCAGTGAGATATTCCCAGCTGAATTGAGGGGAAGAGCTTTTGCATTCACAAACTTTTTTAACTGGGCGGCAAACCTGATCGTATCCTTCTCGTTCCTCAGCGTTATCG ATGCGATTGGCCTTTCTGGAACCTTCTTTATTTATGGAGTGATTGCAGTGGCAGCTGTTGCTTTCATCTATTTCCTGCTGCCAGAGACCAAAGGCAAGTCCCTCCAGGACATCGACCAGGAGCTTCGTCAAAAAAGACA ATTTCCTCACAAAGAAGAATTCTGCAGTGTTTTCCAAAGACGTCGCTCACCTGACTATCAAAGACTGTCCTGGACAAATACTTCATCAATATGA
- the csnk2a4 gene encoding casein kinase II subunit alpha produces MSGPVPSRARVYTEVNTHRPREYWDYESHVVEWGNQDDFQLVRKLGRGKYSEVFEAINITNNEKVVVKILKPVKKKKIKREIKILENLRGGPNIISLIDIVKDPVSRTPALVFEHVNNTDFKQLYQTLTDYDIRFYMYEILKALDYCHSMGIMHRDVKPHNVMIDHEHRKLRLIDWGLAEFYHPGQEYNVRVASRYFKGPELLVDYQMYDYSLDMWSLGCMLASMIFRKEPFFHGHDNYDQLVRIAKVLGTEDLYDYIDKYNIELEPRFNDILGRHSRKRWERFVHSENQHLVSPEALDFLDKLLRYDHQARLTAREAMEHPYFYPVVKDQSRMVGSTNVPAANTAVSAASMITGIAALPASTALGPLAGSPVLSAANNLSAPVPAAAGVPQ; encoded by the exons ATGTCGGGACCGGTACCGAGTCGGGCCCGCGTTTACACAGAGGTGAACACACACCGGCCCAGGGAGTACTGGGATTATGAGTCCCACGTCGTTGAGTGGGG AAATCAGGATGACTTCCAGCTAGTCCGTAAATTGGGACGAGGAAAGTACAGTGAAGTGTTTGAGGCGATCAACATCACAAACAATGAGAAGGTGGTGGTGAAAATTCTCAAG CctgtaaagaagaagaaaataaagcgCGAGATAAAGATCCTGGAGAATCTGCGTGGAGGACCCAATATCATCTCCCTTATAGATATTGTCAAAGACCCAGTG TCCCGAACACCTGCCTTGGTTTTTGAACATGTGAACAACACTGACTTTAAG CAATTGTACCAGACACTGACAGATTACGACATTCGATTCTACATGTATGAAATCCTGAAG GCTCTTGATTACTGCCACAGCATGGGCATAATGCACCGGGACGTGAAACCGCACAACGTCATGATCGATCATGAACACAGGAAG TTGCGTCTCATTGATTGGGGTCTGGCTGAGTTTTACCACCCGGGGCAGGAGTACAATGTCCGGGTGGCTTCTCGCTACTTCAAGGGACCGGAGCTTCTGGTTGACTATCAG ATGTATGACTACAGTCTGGACATGTGGAGTCTTGGCTGCATGTTGGCCAGCATGATCTTTAGGAAGGAGCCCTTTTTCCACGGTCATGATAACTATGACCAG TTGGTCAGAATAGCCAAAGTCCTTGGAACTGAAGACCTCTATGATTACATCGACAAATACAACATAGAACTTGAACCACGCTTCAATGATATTCTAGGAAG GCATTCCCGTAAGCGATGGGAGCGTTTCGTGCACAGCGAGAACCAGCACCTGGTTAGTCCTGAGGCTCTAGACTTTCTGGATAAGCTGCTGCGGTATGACCATCAGGCCAGACTGACTGCGCGAGAGGCCATGGAGCACCCTTACTTCT ATCCTGTTGTAAAGGACCAGTCTCGGATGGTGGGCTCTACTAATGTGCCAGCAGCGAACACTGCAGTGAGCGCAGCCAGTATGATCACAG GTATCGCCGCACTTCCAGCCTCCACAGCCCTCGGCCCACTGGCGGGTTCTCCCGTCCTCTCAGCTGCCAACAACCTGAGTGCCCCGGTGCCGGCTGCCGCGGGCGTCCCTCAGTGA